From Sphingomonas nostoxanthinifaciens, a single genomic window includes:
- a CDS encoding sterol desaturase family protein: MNFHQLVVAFFQYPAVIAYLLLAAVSAGVWAWRPAGAVATVASIAVAVLLYPLVWYSLHRWVLHSRWMFKVPLLAATWKRIHYDHHQDPNRLEILFGALHTTLPMIVAMTVPIGWLIGGVGGAAAAFTAGLLTTAFYEFCHCIQHLAYTPKHPMLVMMKQRHMAHHFHDETGNFGITNFFWDRLFGTSYEKVSQRKKSATVFNLGYTPEVALRYPKVAKLSGGVATGHPATRIRQQQG; the protein is encoded by the coding sequence ATGAACTTCCACCAGCTGGTGGTCGCCTTTTTCCAGTATCCGGCGGTGATCGCCTATCTGCTGCTCGCCGCCGTTTCGGCCGGCGTGTGGGCGTGGCGTCCGGCCGGCGCGGTCGCGACCGTCGCGTCGATCGCGGTCGCGGTCCTGCTCTATCCGCTCGTCTGGTATTCGCTGCATCGCTGGGTGCTGCACAGCCGCTGGATGTTCAAGGTGCCGTTGCTGGCCGCGACGTGGAAGCGGATCCACTACGATCACCACCAGGATCCCAACCGGCTGGAGATCCTGTTCGGCGCGCTGCACACGACCTTGCCGATGATCGTGGCGATGACCGTGCCGATCGGCTGGCTGATCGGCGGCGTCGGCGGTGCGGCGGCGGCCTTCACGGCCGGCCTGCTGACGACCGCTTTCTACGAATTCTGCCACTGCATCCAGCATCTCGCCTACACGCCCAAGCATCCGATGCTGGTGATGATGAAGCAGCGTCACATGGCGCACCATTTCCACGACGAAACCGGCAATTTCGGCATCACCAACTTCTTCTGGGATCGCCTGTTCGGCACCAGCTACGAGAAGGTGTCGCAGCGCAAGAAGAGCGCGACCGTGTTCAACCTCGGCTACACGCCCGAAGTGGCGCTGCGCTACCCGAAGGTCGCCAAGCTGTCGGGCGGCGTCGCCACCGGGCACCCCGCGACGCGCATCCGCCAGCAGCAGGGCTGA
- a CDS encoding DHA2 family efflux MFS transporter permease subunit produces the protein MSADAKPLQGGMMWLGGLVLALSNFMVVLDTSIANVSVPHIAGSLAISPDQGTWVVTSYSVAEAICVPLTGWLAQRFGAVRVFIFSMIGFAFFSALCGTSVSLTMLVACRVGQGICGGPLIPLTQTLLIQVFPPEKRGAAMGMWAMTTVVAPVAGPLLGGTISDNWSWHWIFFINLPVAAACLAGTWILMRRYETPIKKNRIDIVGLVLLVVWVGALQVMLDTGRDHDWFGSTWIWELAIVAAVGFVAFIIWELTEVQPIVDVRVFRHRGFAAAVAALAFTYGAFFSAVVVTPQWLQGYLGYTASWAGYVLMWQGMFAVVMSPIVGKLTTKIDPRMLVSFGILTLAFATFQRTQWTPDIDYWHLSYPHMLNGLGLPFFFVPLTILSLSSVRPEETASAAGLSSFVRTLAGAVGTSIATTLWFDQEEVTRAHLTDIMKPGIALDQFGMNLSTARAMLEQLVERQAIAIATTHLFEISTLLMIFAAALIWIVPKPKRIASAAGAH, from the coding sequence ATGTCCGCCGATGCGAAGCCGCTGCAGGGCGGCATGATGTGGCTCGGCGGGCTCGTGCTCGCCCTCAGCAACTTCATGGTGGTGCTCGACACGTCGATCGCCAACGTGTCGGTGCCGCACATCGCCGGCAGCCTCGCCATCTCGCCCGATCAGGGCACGTGGGTGGTCACCTCCTATTCGGTGGCGGAGGCGATCTGCGTTCCGCTGACCGGCTGGCTCGCGCAGCGCTTTGGCGCGGTGCGCGTCTTCATCTTCAGCATGATCGGCTTCGCCTTCTTCTCCGCCCTGTGCGGAACCTCGGTGAGCCTCACCATGCTGGTCGCCTGCCGCGTCGGCCAAGGCATCTGCGGCGGCCCGCTCATCCCGCTGACGCAGACGCTGCTGATCCAGGTCTTCCCGCCCGAGAAACGCGGTGCCGCGATGGGCATGTGGGCGATGACGACCGTCGTCGCGCCGGTGGCCGGACCGCTGCTCGGCGGCACGATCAGCGACAATTGGTCGTGGCACTGGATCTTCTTCATCAACCTGCCGGTGGCGGCGGCGTGCCTCGCCGGCACCTGGATCCTGATGCGGCGCTACGAGACGCCGATCAAAAAGAACCGGATCGACATTGTCGGCCTCGTCCTGCTGGTCGTGTGGGTCGGTGCGCTGCAGGTGATGCTGGATACCGGCCGCGATCACGACTGGTTCGGCTCGACCTGGATCTGGGAGCTGGCGATCGTCGCCGCGGTCGGCTTCGTCGCCTTCATCATATGGGAGCTGACCGAGGTTCAGCCGATCGTCGACGTGCGCGTGTTCCGCCATCGCGGTTTCGCGGCGGCGGTGGCGGCCTTGGCCTTCACTTATGGCGCCTTCTTCTCGGCAGTGGTGGTGACGCCGCAATGGCTGCAGGGCTATCTCGGCTATACCGCGTCGTGGGCCGGCTACGTGCTGATGTGGCAGGGCATGTTCGCGGTGGTGATGTCGCCGATCGTGGGCAAGCTGACGACCAAGATCGATCCGCGCATGCTGGTGAGCTTCGGCATCCTGACGCTGGCCTTCGCCACGTTCCAGCGCACGCAGTGGACGCCGGATATCGATTATTGGCACCTGTCGTATCCGCATATGCTGAACGGGCTGGGACTGCCCTTCTTCTTCGTGCCGCTCACCATCCTGTCGCTGTCGTCGGTCAGGCCGGAGGAGACCGCCTCGGCCGCCGGCCTGTCGAGCTTCGTGCGGACGCTGGCCGGCGCGGTCGGCACCTCGATCGCCACCACCTTGTGGTTCGATCAGGAGGAGGTCACCCGCGCGCACCTGACCGACATCATGAAGCCGGGGATCGCGCTGGACCAGTTCGGCATGAACCTCAGCACGGCGCGCGCCATGCTCGAGCAGTTGGTGGAGCGTCAGGCGATCGCGATCGCGACGACTCACCTGTTCGAGATCAGCACGTTGCTGATGATCTTCGCCGCCGCTTTGATCTGGATCGTGCCGAAGCCGAAGCGGATCGCCAGCGCCGCCGGCGCACACTAA
- a CDS encoding HlyD family efflux transporter periplasmic adaptor subunit, producing the protein MADQPDPQLEATEPVSPPEPAHESKALLAQRRRRWLTILVVVVVVVGLLATLYHFVIGVRHVSTDNAYVGADSASVTPLVAAPVESVRVANTQIVHKGDILVTLDPADMRIAAERAAADYAQAQRQFQETRATGGALQAQITARDSDIQRAQADLTTAQAQYDKARVDYDRRMALAKAGAVSGDEITATRTVLAQAKSQLDVVRAAIAQANATRMAARQSYAANQALVQGSMYDNPDVAAARARYDQAKLDLSRTVIHAPFDGVVSQRNVQIGQRVAAGTQLMVVVPLNTMYVDANYKEGQLRRVKIGQPARLTSDLYGGGIVYHGRVVGLSGGTGSAFALIPAQNATGNWIKVVQRLPVRIQLDPNELTQHPLRVGLSMTATIDVD; encoded by the coding sequence ATGGCCGACCAGCCCGATCCTCAGCTCGAAGCGACCGAGCCCGTCTCCCCGCCCGAACCGGCACATGAGTCGAAGGCGCTGCTCGCCCAGCGTCGCCGCCGCTGGCTGACGATCCTCGTCGTGGTGGTGGTCGTGGTCGGGCTGCTCGCCACGCTCTACCATTTCGTGATCGGCGTGCGCCACGTCTCGACCGATAACGCCTATGTCGGCGCCGACAGCGCGAGCGTGACGCCGCTCGTCGCCGCGCCGGTCGAAAGCGTGCGCGTCGCCAACACCCAGATCGTGCACAAGGGCGACATCCTCGTCACGCTCGATCCGGCCGACATGCGCATCGCCGCCGAGCGCGCCGCCGCCGATTATGCCCAGGCGCAGCGCCAGTTCCAGGAAACGCGCGCGACGGGCGGGGCGCTCCAGGCGCAGATCACCGCGCGCGACAGCGACATCCAGCGCGCGCAGGCCGACCTCACCACCGCGCAGGCGCAGTATGACAAGGCGCGGGTCGACTATGACCGCCGCATGGCGCTCGCCAAGGCCGGCGCGGTCTCCGGCGACGAGATCACCGCCACGCGCACCGTGCTGGCGCAGGCCAAGTCGCAGCTCGACGTCGTCCGCGCGGCGATCGCGCAGGCCAACGCCACGCGCATGGCCGCACGCCAGAGCTACGCCGCCAACCAGGCGCTGGTGCAGGGCTCGATGTACGACAATCCCGACGTCGCCGCCGCCCGCGCGCGCTACGATCAGGCCAAGCTCGATCTGTCGCGCACCGTGATCCACGCGCCGTTCGACGGCGTGGTGTCGCAGCGCAACGTCCAGATCGGCCAGCGCGTCGCCGCCGGCACCCAGCTGATGGTCGTGGTGCCGCTCAACACCATGTATGTCGACGCCAACTACAAGGAAGGCCAGCTGCGCCGCGTGAAGATCGGCCAGCCCGCCCGGCTCACTTCGGATCTGTATGGCGGCGGCATCGTCTATCACGGCCGCGTCGTCGGCCTGTCCGGTGGCACCGGCTCCGCCTTCGCGCTGATCCCGGCGCAGAACGCGACCGGCAACTGGATCAAGGTGGTGCAGCGCCTGCCGGTGCGCATCCAGCTCGATCCCAACGAGCTGACCCAGCACCCGCTGCGCGTCGGCCTGTCGATGACCGCCACGATCGACGTGGACTGA